The segment CCGCGACGAGTGCGACGGGCGTGGCCTGCTGCATCGGCCAGCCCATGCCGACGACGAGCGCGGGCACCGCGAGAATGCCGCCGCCGGCGCCGGTCAGGCCGAGCACGGCGCCGACGAAGCCGCCCAGTACGAGGGAAATCAGCATGACGTCATCGGGCTCCGGTCAACCTGCGATCGCGGGCTTCGCGAGCCATTCGCGGCCCTTGAGCATCGCCTTCCAGTAAAGCGGCGGCAGCACGCGTTCCTTGAGCAGCCACGCGAGCCGCGACGGGCGCTTGCCGTCGATCAGCCATGCGGGGAAGGTCGGCGCGACCTTGCCGCCGTACAGGAACTCGGCGAGCACGATCTTGCCGCGCTCGACGGTGAGCGGGCATGAGCCGTAGCCGTCGTACGCGGCGTCGCCGTGCGCGCGGCCGAGCGATGCGAGCAGGTTGTGCGCGACGACGGGCGCCTGCTTGCGGGCAGCCGCGGCCGTCTTCGCATTGGTCGTGTTGGTGGCGTCGCCGAGCGCGTAGATGTCCGGAAAGTGCTTGTGCCGCAGCGTCGCCGGATCGACGTCGATCCAGCCGGCTGCGTCGGCGAGCGGGCTCGAACGCACGAAGTCGGGTGCCTTCTGCGGCGGCACGACGTGGATCATGTCGAACGAACGCACGACGGTTTCGTTGCCGCCGTCCGGCAGCGCGCGCGCGAATGTCGCACGGCGCGCGGGCCCGTCGATCGCGACGAGGTTATGGCCGAACGACAGCGCGATGTCGTAGCTTTTCACATACTCCATCAGTGCGGGCACGTAGTCGGCAACGCCGAACAGCGCGCCGCCCGCATTCAGGAACTCGACGTTCGCGGCTTCGAGGCGCCCCGCGCGCCGCCAGTGGTCGCACGACAGGTACATCGCCTTTTGCGGCGCGCCCGCGCACTTGATCGGCATCGGCGGCTGCGTGAAGAGCGCATGGCCGCCGCGGAACGCGCGGACGAGCTCCCACGTATACGGCGCGAGATCGTAGCGGTAGTTCGACGTGACGCCGTTGCTGCCGAGCGTGTCGGCGAGGCCTTCAATGGCGTGCCAGTCGAGCTTGAGCCCCGGGCACACGACGAGCTTGCGGTAACCGATGCGCCGGCAGTCGTCGAGCACGACCGTGTGCGCGTCGGGCTCGAAGCCCGCGACGGCGGCCTGGATCCGGTGCACGCCGCGCGGCAGCACGTCGGTCATCCTGCGCGCGGTCGTCTCGGGCCGGAATACGCCCGCGCCGACCATCGTCCAGCCCGGCTGGTAGTAGTGGACGTCGGCCGGATCGATCACCGCGATGTCGAGCGACGCATCGCGCGCGAGCAGGCTCGATGCGACCGCGATACCGGCCGCGCCCGCGCCGACGATCACGATGTCGTGCCGCGCGTCGACGGCCGGCGCCGCCTGCCGGCCGCCTTGCGTGACGCGCGATGCGAGCGCACGCAGGTCGTAGCCGGCCGCGCCGGCCGTCGCGACGATGTCGTTCAGCGGGCGCAGGCCCGCTTGCGACAGCGCCCACAGCGTGGCTGAACGCGTGCCGCTGCGGCAATACGCGAGCACCGGGCCGTCGAGCGACGCGACGAGCGCGCCGAACTGCGCGGCCTGGTCGTCGGTCACCTTGCCCGTATCGACCGGCAGGTAATGCACGTCGATGCCGAGCGGCGCGGCGGCCGCGCGGATCTCGGTGACGGTCGGCTGGTCGGGGCCTTCGCCGTCGGGCCGGTTGCAGACGATCGCGCGGATGCCTGCCGCGTGAAGCGCGGGCAGGTCGGCCGCCGCGATCTGCGGCGAGACCGACAGCGCGTCGGTCAGCTTGCGAATGGTGGTCATGTCGGGGTTCTCGGTTGGGGCGCTGGCGCTCAGATCGCGTCGAGCGGGATCTTCAGGTAGCGCACGCCATTGTTTTCGGGCTCGGGCAGGTGGCCGGCGCGCATGTTGACCTGCACGGACGGCAGCATCAGCACCGGCATGGCGAGCGTCGCATCGCGCGCGGTGCGCATCGCGACGAAATCGTCCTCGGTCACGCCGTCCTTCACGTGCACGTTCGCGCGGCGCTGCTCGGCGACGGTCGTCACGAACTGCACGTCGCGGCCGCCCGGCTGGTAGTCGTGGCACAGGTACAGGTGCGTGTCGGGCGGCAGCGCGAGCACGCGCGCGATCGAGCGGTACAGCATGCGCGCGTCGCCGCCCGGGAAGTCGCAGCGGGCCGTGCCGTAGTCGGGCATGAACAGCGTGTCGCCGACGAACGCCGCGCGCTGCGTCGCGTCGTCGACGCAGTAGGTCATGCACGCGGGCGTGTGACCCGGCGTGTGCAGCGCGCGGATCGTCAGCGCGCCGAGCGCGAGCGTGTCGCCGTCGTCGACGAGCCGGTCGAACTGGCGGCCGTCCTCCGCGAAGCCGGGGCCCGCGTTGAACAGCGTGCCGAAGACGTGCTGTACGCGGCGCACGTGCGAACCGATCGCGATCAGGCCGCCGACCTGCGTCTTCAGGTACGGCGCCGCCGACAGGTGGTCGGCGTGCACGTGCGTCTCCAGCAGCCAGCGCACGGTCGCGCCGAGTTCGGCGACGCGGGCGATCAGCCGGTCGGCGCTCGCGGTGCGCGTGCGGCCGGATTTCGGGTCGTAGTCGAGCACGCTGTCGACCAGCGCGCACGCGCGGCTCGCGGTATCGAGCAGGAGATAGCTGACGGTGTGGGTCGCCGGGTCGAAAAAGCCCTCGACCGACAGCGTGGGGGCGTTGCTCACGGGGTGTCCTCGATCGGGTTCTGCATCTGCAATCGGGATCTGTAACTCAAGAAGCGTGCCAACCTATGTAGCGGCACTGATCGAAGTGCCAGAGACTTGATTCGGCTCGGATTTTCGGCGCGGCAGCCACGATATCCAGGCGTTGGCCGCAGCCGGTCGAGCATCTGGACTGCCATATCTGGCAGTGCCGTGGCAGAATTGGCAGCCAGCCTGGCAGTCCGCCCGGCAGAACCGTCACCGAGCGTCCGCATGAATCCGCACGACACCATCCCGATCGTTCCCGCGCCGCACCGCGACGTCATGCCCGACGTCCGCGCGCTCGTCGCGTATCTCGAGCAGGACCCGCAGCCGATGATCGTCGTCGATCCGGACTACCGCATCCTCGCGGCGAACGATGCGTACCGGCGCCAGTTCGGCGTCGCGGGCGTCGAGCACGTGGGGCGGCATTGCTTCCGGGTCTCGCATCACTACGACGTGCCGTGCGACCAGGCCGGCGAGCATTGCCCGATGAAGCAGGCGCTCGAATCGCGCGGGCTGAACCGCGTGCTGCACATCCATCACACGCCGCGCGGCCCCGAACACGTCGACGTCGAACTGCGGCCGATCTTCGATGCGGACGGCAACGTGATCGCGTATGTCGAGCGGTTGACGACGGTACGCAGCGCATCCGCGCAGCCGAGCGCGGAAGGGCTCGTCGGCGGCGCCGACGCGTTCAACGCGGCACTCGGCGCGCTGCAGCGCGTCGCGCCGTCGATGTTGCCGGTGCTGCTGCTCGGCGAATCGGGCACCGGCAAGGAACTGTTCGCCCGAGCGCTGCACGAGGCAAGCGATCGCGCGATGGGGCCGTTCGTCGTCGTCGATTGCTCGGGGATCGCCGAGACGCTGTTCGAGAGCGAACTGTTCGGTTACGAGAAGGGCGCGTTCACGGGCGCGAACCAGCGCAAGCCGGGTCTTGTCGAGACCGCGCAGGGCGGTACGCTGTTTCTCGACGAGATCGGCGACGTGCCGTTGCCGATGCAGGTGAAGCTGCTGCGGCTGATCGAGTCGGGCACGTTCCGGCGCGTCGGCGGCGTCGAGGCGCTGCGCGCCGATTTCCGGCTCGTCGCGGCCACGCACAAGCCGCTGCGCGAGATGATCGACGACGGCCGGTTCCGGCAGGACCTGTACTACCGGATCAACGCGTTTCCGATTCCGTTGCCGGCGCTGCGCGAACGGCAGGGCGACGTTGCGCTGCTCGCCGAATCGATCCTGCGGCGGATCGCGAACGCGCGCGCGAACGCGGGCGATGCGGGCGCGCGACCGTTCGTGCTGACCGAGCGCGCGCGTGCGTGCCTCGATGCGTATGCATGGCCGGGCAACATCCGCGAGCTGCGCAACGTGCTCGAACGCGCATGCCTGTTCGCGGACGACGGGACGATCCGGGTCGAGCATCTGCCGGCCGAACTCGTGGCGGCGGCTTCGACGCAGCAGGACGGCGCGGGCGCGGCGGGCGCGCTGACGGATGCCGAACTGGCGCGGATTGCCGGAGAATTCACCGGCACGCGCAAGGCGCTGGCCGAGCGCACGGGGATGAGCGAACGCACGCTGTACCGGCGGTTGAAGGCGCTCGGGCTCGGATCGCGCGAACGATGAGCGGCGCGGGCGCCGGGTGCAACTGGCGGTGGCAGGCGGCTTTGCCGATAATGGCGCGTTCTATCCGGAATTCATCGTCGATGAAGAAGAAGCCCTTCCTTCCGCCTTGCCTGTTTCTCGCCGCCACTGCGCTGGCCAATCCTGCACCGGCTGCCGATTACACGTGGACCGATGCGGCCGGCGCGCATACGGTGACGCTCGCCAGAACCGCATCCGGCGATGACGTCGAGCTCAAGGTATCCGCGACGCTCAACGGTCGGCCCGACTGGGCGGTGCGCGACTACGTGAAGGAATGCCCGGTCGATGTGATCCTCGACGTCGTGCCCGCGTCGATCGAAATGCGCGACCTGCTCGGCAACGGCCGCAAGCAGTTCCTGTTCGCGTACAGGATCGGCTGCCGCGGCGACGTCAGCGCCGATCAGGTCAAGTACTTCCTGGTCGACAACGGCACGAAGTACGTGCTGCGCGGCGAGGAAACCGTGACGGTCAAGGGCAAGTTCATGGACGGCGGCGCGGCCCCCGTGCCGAATGCGGACCTGAAGGCTCATGCCGCATTTCTGCGCTACATGACGACGCATTGGCGCGGGATCAGCGTGCACGACTATGAGTAGAGGGCCGCGCGGCCATTGGGCGCGTGCGAAGCGGGTTCGTCGAACCGGCAAGCGTCCGTTGCGCGATAAAAAATCATATAAAAATGACAATTAATTATCGTTTTACGATAATTATCGGCGTACAATCGACGCACGTTCATTCTCCGTCGAGGACATCGCATGCATTCCGATCGCATTGCCCGTATCAGCCAGCGCATGGCCGCCGTCACGCTGTGGTTCATCGTCGCGATGCTGGTGCTCAACGCCGCTTGCTGGGCGTTTCCGTCGCTGAGCGCGGCCGACACAGGGCCCGGTTTCGTATTCGGCCTCACGGACTCGGTGATGTCGAACCTGCGCGTTGATGTCGCCGCATTCCCGTGGTGGCAAAAGGCGGTCGGCATCCTGCTGTCGAGCGTGCCGCTCGTCGCGCTCGCGAACGGCCTGCGCCATCTGCGCGCGCTGTTCCGGACTTACGCGCGCCGCGACTATTTCTCCGCGCAGGCGGCCGGCCATCTCGGCAAGACGGGCCGCGCGATCGGCCTGTGGGTGCTGCTGAGCCTGTTGTGCGAACCGCTTCTGAGCGTGTGGACGACGATGCGCGAGCCGGTCGGCCATCGCGTGGTCAGCATCGGCTTCAGCATGCCGTACGTCGTCGCGTTGTTTACCGCGGCGTGTATTGCGGTCATCGCGCATATCCTCCGGCAGGCGAGCGAACTCGACGCCGAACATCGGCAGTTCGTCTGAGGCGCGCCATGTCGATCGTAGTCAAGCTCGACGTGATGCTCGCGACCCGCAAGGTCCGCTCGAAGGATCTCGCGGCGGCGGTCGGCATCACCGAACAGAACCTGTCGCTGCTCAAGCAGGGGAAGGTCAAGGGCATCCGCTTTGCGACGCTCGAGGCCATCTGCCGTTATCTCGATTGCCAGCCCGGCGACCTGCTCGCGTTCAGCGATGACGGTGGCGGCGAGCCGGATTGACGTGCCGCCACGGCGGACTGCCGATGCGGCGCGGCGTCGCCGGTCGGGGATCGTTGCCGTCGCCGCGGTGATCACTTTATCGGTCCACGTGCTTGGATGGTTCGCGCTTCAGTGGATGCCGACGGCGGCCGGCCCGGCTGCAAAAAAGATCGACGAATCGGACAGGCTCGCGCTGAGCGTCCGGTTGATTCCGGTTACGCCGGAGCATGCGCGCGCAACGAAGGCAGACGGGCGCACCGCGCCTGACGCACGCGTACCCGGCA is part of the Burkholderia pyrrocinia genome and harbors:
- a CDS encoding bifunctional protein tyrosine phosphatase family protein/NAD(P)/FAD-dependent oxidoreductase, whose amino-acid sequence is MTTIRKLTDALSVSPQIAAADLPALHAAGIRAIVCNRPDGEGPDQPTVTEIRAAAAPLGIDVHYLPVDTGKVTDDQAAQFGALVASLDGPVLAYCRSGTRSATLWALSQAGLRPLNDIVATAGAAGYDLRALASRVTQGGRQAAPAVDARHDIVIVGAGAAGIAVASSLLARDASLDIAVIDPADVHYYQPGWTMVGAGVFRPETTARRMTDVLPRGVHRIQAAVAGFEPDAHTVVLDDCRRIGYRKLVVCPGLKLDWHAIEGLADTLGSNGVTSNYRYDLAPYTWELVRAFRGGHALFTQPPMPIKCAGAPQKAMYLSCDHWRRAGRLEAANVEFLNAGGALFGVADYVPALMEYVKSYDIALSFGHNLVAIDGPARRATFARALPDGGNETVVRSFDMIHVVPPQKAPDFVRSSPLADAAGWIDVDPATLRHKHFPDIYALGDATNTTNAKTAAAARKQAPVVAHNLLASLGRAHGDAAYDGYGSCPLTVERGKIVLAEFLYGGKVAPTFPAWLIDGKRPSRLAWLLKERVLPPLYWKAMLKGREWLAKPAIAG
- a CDS encoding MBL fold metallo-hydrolase, translated to MSNAPTLSVEGFFDPATHTVSYLLLDTASRACALVDSVLDYDPKSGRTRTASADRLIARVAELGATVRWLLETHVHADHLSAAPYLKTQVGGLIAIGSHVRRVQHVFGTLFNAGPGFAEDGRQFDRLVDDGDTLALGALTIRALHTPGHTPACMTYCVDDATQRAAFVGDTLFMPDYGTARCDFPGGDARMLYRSIARVLALPPDTHLYLCHDYQPGGRDVQFVTTVAEQRRANVHVKDGVTEDDFVAMRTARDATLAMPVLMLPSVQVNMRAGHLPEPENNGVRYLKIPLDAI
- a CDS encoding sigma-54 interaction domain-containing protein; the encoded protein is MNPHDTIPIVPAPHRDVMPDVRALVAYLEQDPQPMIVVDPDYRILAANDAYRRQFGVAGVEHVGRHCFRVSHHYDVPCDQAGEHCPMKQALESRGLNRVLHIHHTPRGPEHVDVELRPIFDADGNVIAYVERLTTVRSASAQPSAEGLVGGADAFNAALGALQRVAPSMLPVLLLGESGTGKELFARALHEASDRAMGPFVVVDCSGIAETLFESELFGYEKGAFTGANQRKPGLVETAQGGTLFLDEIGDVPLPMQVKLLRLIESGTFRRVGGVEALRADFRLVAATHKPLREMIDDGRFRQDLYYRINAFPIPLPALRERQGDVALLAESILRRIANARANAGDAGARPFVLTERARACLDAYAWPGNIRELRNVLERACLFADDGTIRVEHLPAELVAAASTQQDGAGAAGALTDAELARIAGEFTGTRKALAERTGMSERTLYRRLKALGLGSRER
- a CDS encoding M949_RS01915 family surface polysaccharide biosynthesis protein, with the protein product MKKKPFLPPCLFLAATALANPAPAADYTWTDAAGAHTVTLARTASGDDVELKVSATLNGRPDWAVRDYVKECPVDVILDVVPASIEMRDLLGNGRKQFLFAYRIGCRGDVSADQVKYFLVDNGTKYVLRGEETVTVKGKFMDGGAAPVPNADLKAHAAFLRYMTTHWRGISVHDYE
- a CDS encoding DUF2975 domain-containing protein yields the protein MHSDRIARISQRMAAVTLWFIVAMLVLNAACWAFPSLSAADTGPGFVFGLTDSVMSNLRVDVAAFPWWQKAVGILLSSVPLVALANGLRHLRALFRTYARRDYFSAQAAGHLGKTGRAIGLWVLLSLLCEPLLSVWTTMREPVGHRVVSIGFSMPYVVALFTAACIAVIAHILRQASELDAEHRQFV
- a CDS encoding helix-turn-helix domain-containing protein, with the translated sequence MSIVVKLDVMLATRKVRSKDLAAAVGITEQNLSLLKQGKVKGIRFATLEAICRYLDCQPGDLLAFSDDGGGEPD